A section of the Canis lupus baileyi chromosome 5, mCanLup2.hap1, whole genome shotgun sequence genome encodes:
- the MCM10 gene encoding protein MCM10 homolog isoform X1 codes for MHREPDVGFDPGAPGSRPGPKASAKPLHHPGIPLSCLINGEEDDLSLLTALLEENESALDCNPEESHPLTQEDREPDAYDELFDADDDGESYSEEATDGELGETAVQKENLATLFGDMGDLTDEEEIPTRQSPENRVPPAPAPSQGKTNQELQDELRKLQEQMKCLQKQLEIATIKQPTSSPLPPKSVDKSSRPPLKEKKVQRILESTCFSAELDVPALPKTKRVARTPKVSPAEPKSSSSRMTSTSPQPLRTTPGNKPSGMARGQNAGTPRSSGEPAQTVVSVEAFSGLRLRRPRVSSTEMNKKMIGRKLIRLSQLKEKMASEKLEEIDWVTFGVILKKITPQSCNSGKTFSIWRLNDLRDLTRYVSLFLFGEVHKELWKTEQGTVIGLLNANPMKPKDGSDEVCLSVDHPQKILIMGEALDLGTCKAKKKNGQPCTQTVNLNDCEYCQYHIQAQYKKLSARRADLQSTFSGGRIPKKFARKGSSLKERLCQDGFYYGGVSSASYAASVAAAVAPKKKIQTTLTNLVVKGTDLIIQETQQKLGIPQKSLSCSEEFKELMDLPTFGARNLKQHLAKARLPGITGSPKPAFQSVSASALLKQQKQHMLEMRKKRSEEIQKRFLQSSSGIKSPAVTPSSQRVPSQSLQTAAVLPSLEGAPATQMPKLGRGISEGDDVLFFDESPPPRPKLSALAEAKKLAAITKLRAKGQILTKTDPNSIKKKQKDPQDVLGVKDRVEKNHNFSPEAEDELEPARKKRREQLTYLESEEFQKILKAKSKHTGILKEAEAELQERYFEPLVKKEQMEEKMRSIREVKCRVVTCKTCAYTHLKPLETCISEQHDYHWHDGIKRFFKCPCGNRSISLDRLPKKHCSNCGLFKWERDGMLKEKMGPKIGGETLLPRGEEHAKFLNSLK; via the exons atgcaccgggagcccgacgtgggattcgatcccggggctccaggatcgcgccctgggccaaaggcaagcgctaaaccgctgcaccacccagggatccccctcagttGCCTTATTAATG GGGAGGAAGATGACTTATCTCTGCTCACTGCACTGCTGGAGGAGAATGAGTCTGCCTTGGATTGTAATCCAGAAGAAAGTCACCCCTTGACCCAGGAGGATCGTGAACCCGACGCCTATGATGAGCTCTTTGATGCGGATGACGATGGTGAATCTTACTCAGAGGAGGCCACTGATGGAGAACTGGGAGAGACTGCAGTGCAAAAGGAAAATTTGGCCACTCTCTTTGGAGATATGGGGGACTTAACAGATGAGGAAGAAATTCCCACACGGCAGTCACCTGAAAATAGAGTCCCCCCCGCTCCTGCTCCCAGTCAGGGGAAAACTAATCAAGAGTTGCAAG atgaACTAAGGAAGTTGCAAGAGCAGATGAAATGTTTGCAAAAACAACTAGAAATAGCAACAATTAAACAGCCTACAAGTTCACCCCTTCCACCTAAATCTG taGATAAGTCATCACGTCCACCTCTTAAAGAGAAGAAAGTTCAGAGAATTCTGGAGTCGACGTGCTTTTCTGCAGAGCTTGATGTCCCTGCTCTCCCAAAAACCAAACGAGTGGCTCGGACACCAAAGGTTTCACCTGCAG AGCCCAAAAGCTCCTCTTCAAGAATGACAAGTACATCCCCTCAACCACTCCGAACTACTCCTGGAAACAAACCTAGTGGGATGGCCAGAGGTCAAAATGCAGGGACCCCTAGGAGTTCTGGGGAACCGGCTCAGACAGTAGTCTCCGTGGAAGCCTTCTCAGGCCTGAGGCTCAG GCGGCCTCGAGTGTCCTCCACAGAGATGAACAAGAAAATGATTGGCCGAAAACTGATCAGACTGTCTCAGCTCAAGGAAAAGATGGCAAGTGAGAAGCTAGAAGAAATAGACTGGGTGACTTTTGGGGTTATATTGAAGAAAATCACTCCGCAGAGTTGTAATAGT GGGAAAACATTTAGTATCTGGCGACTGAATGATCTCCGTGACCTGACACGGTATGTGTCGTTGTTCTTATTTGGAGAAGTTCACAAAGAACTCTGGAAGACTGAACAGGGTACTGTCATAGGTCTGCTCAATGCTAACCCCATGAAGCCCAAGGATGGTTCAGATGAG GTGTGCTTGTCTGTTGATCATCCTCAGAAGATCTTAATCATGGGTGAGGCTCTTGACCTAGGAACCTGTAAAGCAAAGAAGAAGAATGGACAGCCGTGTACACAGACTGTTAATTTG AATGACTGTGAGTACTGTCAATATCACATCCAGGCTCAATATAAGAAGCTCAGTGCCAGGCGAGCTGACCTGCAGTCCACCTTCTCCGGAGGACGAATTCCAAAGAAGTTTGCCCGCAAAGGCAGCAGCCTAAAAGAACGGCTATGTCAGGATGGTTTTTACTATGGAGGGGTTTCTTCTGCATCGTACGCGGCCTCAGT TGCGGCTGCTGTTGCTCCTAAAAAGAAGATTCAAACCACTCTGACTAATCTGGTGGTTAAGGGGACAGACTTGATCATTCAGGAAACCCAACAAAAACTTG GAATACCCCAGAAGAGCTTGTCTTGCTCTGAGGAATTCAAGGAACTGATGGACTTGCCTACATTTGGAGCCAGAAACTTAAAACAACATTTAGCCAAAGCCAGGTTACCAG GGATAACAGGAAGCCCGAAACCTGCTTTCCAGTCTGTCTCAGCATCAGCCCTCTTaaagcagcagaagcagcacatgctggagatgaggaagaagaggtcagaagaaatacaaaaacg atttctcCAAAGCTCAAGTGGGATCAAGAGCCCAGCCGTGACACCCTCTTCTCAACGGGTCCCTTCCCAGTCTCTGCAAACGGCGGCTGTGTTGCCCAGCCTGGAAGGAGCACCAGCCACACAGATGCCCAAGCTGGGGCGAGGCATCTCAGAAGGAGATGACGTTCTCTTTTTTGATGAGTCACCACCACCAAGACCAAAACTGAGTGCTTTAGCAGAAGCCAAAAAG tTAGCTGCTATAACCAAATTAAGAGCAAAAGGCCAGATTCTGACAAAAACAGACCCAAACAgcattaaaaagaagcaaaaggaccCCCAGGATGTCCTAGGAGTGAAGGACCGTGTAGAAAAGAACCACAACTTTTCTCCTGAAG CTGAAGATGAGTTGGAGCCTgccaggaaaaaaaggagagaacaaCTTACCTACCTGGAATCTGAAGAATttcagaaaattctaaaagcaaaatCAAAGCACACAGGAATACTCAAAGAG GCTGAGGCTGAGCTGCAAGAACGCTATTTTGAGCCATTggtgaaaaaagaacaaatggaagaaaagatgagAAGCATCAGAGAAGTGAAATGTCGAGTAGTGACATGCAAGACG
- the MCM10 gene encoding protein MCM10 homolog isoform X2, with protein MHREPDVGFDPGAPGSRPGPKASAKPLHHPGIPLSCLINGEEDDLSLLTALLEENESALDCNPEESHPLTQEDREPDAYDELFDADDDGESYSEEATDGELGETAVQKENLATLFGDMGDLTDEEEIPTRQSPENRVPPAPAPSQGKTNQELQDELRKLQEQMKCLQKQLEIATIKQPTSSPLPPKSDKSSRPPLKEKKVQRILESTCFSAELDVPALPKTKRVARTPKVSPAEPKSSSSRMTSTSPQPLRTTPGNKPSGMARGQNAGTPRSSGEPAQTVVSVEAFSGLRLRRPRVSSTEMNKKMIGRKLIRLSQLKEKMASEKLEEIDWVTFGVILKKITPQSCNSGKTFSIWRLNDLRDLTRYVSLFLFGEVHKELWKTEQGTVIGLLNANPMKPKDGSDEVCLSVDHPQKILIMGEALDLGTCKAKKKNGQPCTQTVNLNDCEYCQYHIQAQYKKLSARRADLQSTFSGGRIPKKFARKGSSLKERLCQDGFYYGGVSSASYAASVAAAVAPKKKIQTTLTNLVVKGTDLIIQETQQKLGIPQKSLSCSEEFKELMDLPTFGARNLKQHLAKARLPGITGSPKPAFQSVSASALLKQQKQHMLEMRKKRSEEIQKRFLQSSSGIKSPAVTPSSQRVPSQSLQTAAVLPSLEGAPATQMPKLGRGISEGDDVLFFDESPPPRPKLSALAEAKKLAAITKLRAKGQILTKTDPNSIKKKQKDPQDVLGVKDRVEKNHNFSPEAEDELEPARKKRREQLTYLESEEFQKILKAKSKHTGILKEAEAELQERYFEPLVKKEQMEEKMRSIREVKCRVVTCKTCAYTHLKPLETCISEQHDYHWHDGIKRFFKCPCGNRSISLDRLPKKHCSNCGLFKWERDGMLKEKMGPKIGGETLLPRGEEHAKFLNSLK; from the exons atgcaccgggagcccgacgtgggattcgatcccggggctccaggatcgcgccctgggccaaaggcaagcgctaaaccgctgcaccacccagggatccccctcagttGCCTTATTAATG GGGAGGAAGATGACTTATCTCTGCTCACTGCACTGCTGGAGGAGAATGAGTCTGCCTTGGATTGTAATCCAGAAGAAAGTCACCCCTTGACCCAGGAGGATCGTGAACCCGACGCCTATGATGAGCTCTTTGATGCGGATGACGATGGTGAATCTTACTCAGAGGAGGCCACTGATGGAGAACTGGGAGAGACTGCAGTGCAAAAGGAAAATTTGGCCACTCTCTTTGGAGATATGGGGGACTTAACAGATGAGGAAGAAATTCCCACACGGCAGTCACCTGAAAATAGAGTCCCCCCCGCTCCTGCTCCCAGTCAGGGGAAAACTAATCAAGAGTTGCAAG atgaACTAAGGAAGTTGCAAGAGCAGATGAAATGTTTGCAAAAACAACTAGAAATAGCAACAATTAAACAGCCTACAAGTTCACCCCTTCCACCTAAATCTG ATAAGTCATCACGTCCACCTCTTAAAGAGAAGAAAGTTCAGAGAATTCTGGAGTCGACGTGCTTTTCTGCAGAGCTTGATGTCCCTGCTCTCCCAAAAACCAAACGAGTGGCTCGGACACCAAAGGTTTCACCTGCAG AGCCCAAAAGCTCCTCTTCAAGAATGACAAGTACATCCCCTCAACCACTCCGAACTACTCCTGGAAACAAACCTAGTGGGATGGCCAGAGGTCAAAATGCAGGGACCCCTAGGAGTTCTGGGGAACCGGCTCAGACAGTAGTCTCCGTGGAAGCCTTCTCAGGCCTGAGGCTCAG GCGGCCTCGAGTGTCCTCCACAGAGATGAACAAGAAAATGATTGGCCGAAAACTGATCAGACTGTCTCAGCTCAAGGAAAAGATGGCAAGTGAGAAGCTAGAAGAAATAGACTGGGTGACTTTTGGGGTTATATTGAAGAAAATCACTCCGCAGAGTTGTAATAGT GGGAAAACATTTAGTATCTGGCGACTGAATGATCTCCGTGACCTGACACGGTATGTGTCGTTGTTCTTATTTGGAGAAGTTCACAAAGAACTCTGGAAGACTGAACAGGGTACTGTCATAGGTCTGCTCAATGCTAACCCCATGAAGCCCAAGGATGGTTCAGATGAG GTGTGCTTGTCTGTTGATCATCCTCAGAAGATCTTAATCATGGGTGAGGCTCTTGACCTAGGAACCTGTAAAGCAAAGAAGAAGAATGGACAGCCGTGTACACAGACTGTTAATTTG AATGACTGTGAGTACTGTCAATATCACATCCAGGCTCAATATAAGAAGCTCAGTGCCAGGCGAGCTGACCTGCAGTCCACCTTCTCCGGAGGACGAATTCCAAAGAAGTTTGCCCGCAAAGGCAGCAGCCTAAAAGAACGGCTATGTCAGGATGGTTTTTACTATGGAGGGGTTTCTTCTGCATCGTACGCGGCCTCAGT TGCGGCTGCTGTTGCTCCTAAAAAGAAGATTCAAACCACTCTGACTAATCTGGTGGTTAAGGGGACAGACTTGATCATTCAGGAAACCCAACAAAAACTTG GAATACCCCAGAAGAGCTTGTCTTGCTCTGAGGAATTCAAGGAACTGATGGACTTGCCTACATTTGGAGCCAGAAACTTAAAACAACATTTAGCCAAAGCCAGGTTACCAG GGATAACAGGAAGCCCGAAACCTGCTTTCCAGTCTGTCTCAGCATCAGCCCTCTTaaagcagcagaagcagcacatgctggagatgaggaagaagaggtcagaagaaatacaaaaacg atttctcCAAAGCTCAAGTGGGATCAAGAGCCCAGCCGTGACACCCTCTTCTCAACGGGTCCCTTCCCAGTCTCTGCAAACGGCGGCTGTGTTGCCCAGCCTGGAAGGAGCACCAGCCACACAGATGCCCAAGCTGGGGCGAGGCATCTCAGAAGGAGATGACGTTCTCTTTTTTGATGAGTCACCACCACCAAGACCAAAACTGAGTGCTTTAGCAGAAGCCAAAAAG tTAGCTGCTATAACCAAATTAAGAGCAAAAGGCCAGATTCTGACAAAAACAGACCCAAACAgcattaaaaagaagcaaaaggaccCCCAGGATGTCCTAGGAGTGAAGGACCGTGTAGAAAAGAACCACAACTTTTCTCCTGAAG CTGAAGATGAGTTGGAGCCTgccaggaaaaaaaggagagaacaaCTTACCTACCTGGAATCTGAAGAATttcagaaaattctaaaagcaaaatCAAAGCACACAGGAATACTCAAAGAG GCTGAGGCTGAGCTGCAAGAACGCTATTTTGAGCCATTggtgaaaaaagaacaaatggaagaaaagatgagAAGCATCAGAGAAGTGAAATGTCGAGTAGTGACATGCAAGACG
- the MCM10 gene encoding protein MCM10 homolog isoform X6 has translation MHREPDVGFDPGAPGSRPGPKASAKPLHHPGIPLSCLINGEEDDLSLLTALLEENESALDCNPEESHPLTQEDREPDAYDELFDADDDGESYSEEATDGELGETAVQKENLATLFGDMGDLTDEEEIPTRQSPENRVPPAPAPSQGKTNQELQDELRKLQEQMKCLQKQLEIATIKQPTSSPLPPKSVDKSSRPPLKEKKVQRILESTCFSAELDVPALPKTKRVARTPKVSPAEPKSSSSRMTSTSPQPLRTTPGNKPSGMARGQNAGTPRSSGEPAQTVVSVEAFSGLRLRRPRVSSTEMNKKMIGRKLIRLSQLKEKMASEKLEEIDWVTFGVILKKITPQSCNSGKTFSIWRLNDLRDLTRYVSLFLFGEVHKELWKTEQGTVIGLLNANPMKPKDGSDEVCLSVDHPQKILIMGEALDLGTCKAKKKNGQPCTQTVNLNDCEYCQYHIQAQYKKLSARRADLQSTFSGGRIPKKFARKGSSLKERLCQDGFYYGGVSSASYAASVAAAVAPKKKIQTTLTNLVVKGTDLIIQETQQKLGIPQKSLSCSEEFKELMDLPTFGARNLKQHLAKARLPGITGSPKPAFQSVSASALLKQQKQHMLEMRKKRSEEIQKRFLQSSSGIKSPAVTPSSQRVPSQSLQTAAVLPSLEGAPATQMPKLGRGISEGDDVLFFDESPPPRPKLSALAEAKKSHTQREREAETQAEGEAGSMHREPNVGLDPGSPGSRPGPKASAKPLRHPGIPYFKILITG, from the exons atgcaccgggagcccgacgtgggattcgatcccggggctccaggatcgcgccctgggccaaaggcaagcgctaaaccgctgcaccacccagggatccccctcagttGCCTTATTAATG GGGAGGAAGATGACTTATCTCTGCTCACTGCACTGCTGGAGGAGAATGAGTCTGCCTTGGATTGTAATCCAGAAGAAAGTCACCCCTTGACCCAGGAGGATCGTGAACCCGACGCCTATGATGAGCTCTTTGATGCGGATGACGATGGTGAATCTTACTCAGAGGAGGCCACTGATGGAGAACTGGGAGAGACTGCAGTGCAAAAGGAAAATTTGGCCACTCTCTTTGGAGATATGGGGGACTTAACAGATGAGGAAGAAATTCCCACACGGCAGTCACCTGAAAATAGAGTCCCCCCCGCTCCTGCTCCCAGTCAGGGGAAAACTAATCAAGAGTTGCAAG atgaACTAAGGAAGTTGCAAGAGCAGATGAAATGTTTGCAAAAACAACTAGAAATAGCAACAATTAAACAGCCTACAAGTTCACCCCTTCCACCTAAATCTG taGATAAGTCATCACGTCCACCTCTTAAAGAGAAGAAAGTTCAGAGAATTCTGGAGTCGACGTGCTTTTCTGCAGAGCTTGATGTCCCTGCTCTCCCAAAAACCAAACGAGTGGCTCGGACACCAAAGGTTTCACCTGCAG AGCCCAAAAGCTCCTCTTCAAGAATGACAAGTACATCCCCTCAACCACTCCGAACTACTCCTGGAAACAAACCTAGTGGGATGGCCAGAGGTCAAAATGCAGGGACCCCTAGGAGTTCTGGGGAACCGGCTCAGACAGTAGTCTCCGTGGAAGCCTTCTCAGGCCTGAGGCTCAG GCGGCCTCGAGTGTCCTCCACAGAGATGAACAAGAAAATGATTGGCCGAAAACTGATCAGACTGTCTCAGCTCAAGGAAAAGATGGCAAGTGAGAAGCTAGAAGAAATAGACTGGGTGACTTTTGGGGTTATATTGAAGAAAATCACTCCGCAGAGTTGTAATAGT GGGAAAACATTTAGTATCTGGCGACTGAATGATCTCCGTGACCTGACACGGTATGTGTCGTTGTTCTTATTTGGAGAAGTTCACAAAGAACTCTGGAAGACTGAACAGGGTACTGTCATAGGTCTGCTCAATGCTAACCCCATGAAGCCCAAGGATGGTTCAGATGAG GTGTGCTTGTCTGTTGATCATCCTCAGAAGATCTTAATCATGGGTGAGGCTCTTGACCTAGGAACCTGTAAAGCAAAGAAGAAGAATGGACAGCCGTGTACACAGACTGTTAATTTG AATGACTGTGAGTACTGTCAATATCACATCCAGGCTCAATATAAGAAGCTCAGTGCCAGGCGAGCTGACCTGCAGTCCACCTTCTCCGGAGGACGAATTCCAAAGAAGTTTGCCCGCAAAGGCAGCAGCCTAAAAGAACGGCTATGTCAGGATGGTTTTTACTATGGAGGGGTTTCTTCTGCATCGTACGCGGCCTCAGT TGCGGCTGCTGTTGCTCCTAAAAAGAAGATTCAAACCACTCTGACTAATCTGGTGGTTAAGGGGACAGACTTGATCATTCAGGAAACCCAACAAAAACTTG GAATACCCCAGAAGAGCTTGTCTTGCTCTGAGGAATTCAAGGAACTGATGGACTTGCCTACATTTGGAGCCAGAAACTTAAAACAACATTTAGCCAAAGCCAGGTTACCAG GGATAACAGGAAGCCCGAAACCTGCTTTCCAGTCTGTCTCAGCATCAGCCCTCTTaaagcagcagaagcagcacatgctggagatgaggaagaagaggtcagaagaaatacaaaaacg atttctcCAAAGCTCAAGTGGGATCAAGAGCCCAGCCGTGACACCCTCTTCTCAACGGGTCCCTTCCCAGTCTCTGCAAACGGCGGCTGTGTTGCCCAGCCTGGAAGGAGCACCAGCCACACAGATGCCCAAGCTGGGGCGAGGCATCTCAGAAGGAGATGACGTTCTCTTTTTTGATGAGTCACCACCACCAAGACCAAAACTGAGTGCTTTAGCAGAAGCCAAAAAG tcacacacacagagagagagagaggcagagacacaggcagagggagaagcaggctccatgcaccgggagcccaacgtgggactcgatcccgggtctccaggatcgcgccctgggccaaaggcaagcgccaaaccgctgcgccacccagggatcccatactttaaaattttaataactgGGTAA